A single genomic interval of Helianthus annuus cultivar XRQ/B chromosome 6, HanXRQr2.0-SUNRISE, whole genome shotgun sequence harbors:
- the LOC110895511 gene encoding solute carrier family 35 member F1 isoform X4 — protein sequence MSSGMKNEGGLWRVLYVVLLGQSVSFSMALMSFTSSLSANLGVSAPLALAFSAYLPLTLVFGSILLYRRQKLQISWYWYALLAFVDVQGNFFVNKAFQFSSITSVTILDCATVIWVIILTWFFLGTKYSLWQFLGAALCVSGLCLVLLSDSGVGGGGGTNPVLGDALVIAGTCFFAFSNVGEEYCVKKVGRIEVIAMLGLFGMLVSLIEMALFEFKTLKSISWSAEVILIFAGFGISGFLFTSLTPLVLQASGATLFNLSLLTADMWAVVIRVFLYHQKVDWLYYVSFIFVGIGLVVYSKTEKYSNELPKLENNEPDQPYQLLPEEGARV from the exons ATGAGTTCTGGAATGAAGAATGAGGGAGGGTTATGGAGGGTGTTGTATGTTGTGTTATTGGGTCAATCGGTGTCTTTTTCAATGGCCCTTATGAGCTTTACTTCATCTTTATCTGCTAATCTTG GTGTTAGTGCCCCCCTTGCTCTTGCATTTTCCGCTTATTTGCCTTTAACTTTGGTGTTTGGAAGCATCTTGTTGTACCGTCGTCAAAAATTACAA ATTTCTTGGTATTGGTATGCCCTCTTAGCATTTGTGGATGTTCAAGGCAACTTTTTTG TTAATAAAGCATTCCAGTTCTCGTCAATTACAAGCGTGACGATACTCGATTGTGCGACGGTTATTTGGGTCATAATTCTCACTTGGTTCTTTCTGGGTACAAAGTATTCTTTATGGCAGTTTCTGGGGGCGGCTCTATGTGTTTCGGGGCTATGTTTAGTGCTACTCTCTGATTCTGGTGTGGGTGGTGGAG GTGGAACCAATCCTGTTCTTGGTGATGCACTTGTGATTGCGGGGACATGTTTTTTTGCATTCAGCAATGTTGGTGAG GAATATTGTGTGAAAAAGGTGGGTCGGATTGAAGTAATAGCGATGCTTGGTTTATTTGGAATGCTTGTGAGCTTAATTGAGAT GGCCTTATTTGAGTTCAAGACTCTCAAATCGATATCTTGGTCTGCAGAAGTT ATATTAATCTTTGCTGGTTTCGGGATATCAGGCTTTCTGTTCACTTCGTTGACCCCTCTTGTTCTGCAG GCGAGTGGAGCCACACTATTCAATCTCTCGTTACTCACCGCGGATATGTGGGCAGTGGTCATTCGCGTATTTTTATACCACCAAAAG GTGGACTGGTTATACTATGTGTCGTTTATATTTGTTGGTATAGGTCTCGTCGTATATTCCAAAAC GGAGAAGTATTCCAATGAGTTACCAAAACTTGAAAATAATGAACCCGACCAACCGTACCAGCTGCTACCAGAGGAAGGTGCCCGAGTCTAG
- the LOC110895511 gene encoding solute carrier family 35 member F2 isoform X1, with translation MSSGMKNEGGLWRVLYVVLLGQSVSFSMALMSFTSSLSANLGVSAPLALAFSAYLPLTLVFGSILLYRRQKLQISWYWYALLAFVDVQGNFFVNKAFQFSSITSVTILDCATVIWVIILTWFFLGTKYSLWQFLGAALCVSGLCLVLLSDSGVGGGGGTNPVLGDALVIAGTCFFAFSNVGEEYCVKKVGRIEVIAMLGLFGMLVSLIEMYPFLLNLSGAHLHVILKVILIFAGFGISGFLFTSLTPLVLQASGATLFNLSLLTADMWAVVIRVFLYHQKVDWLYYVSFIFVGIGLVVYSKTFYREKYSNELPKLENNEPDQPYQLLPEEGARV, from the exons ATGAGTTCTGGAATGAAGAATGAGGGAGGGTTATGGAGGGTGTTGTATGTTGTGTTATTGGGTCAATCGGTGTCTTTTTCAATGGCCCTTATGAGCTTTACTTCATCTTTATCTGCTAATCTTG GTGTTAGTGCCCCCCTTGCTCTTGCATTTTCCGCTTATTTGCCTTTAACTTTGGTGTTTGGAAGCATCTTGTTGTACCGTCGTCAAAAATTACAA ATTTCTTGGTATTGGTATGCCCTCTTAGCATTTGTGGATGTTCAAGGCAACTTTTTTG TTAATAAAGCATTCCAGTTCTCGTCAATTACAAGCGTGACGATACTCGATTGTGCGACGGTTATTTGGGTCATAATTCTCACTTGGTTCTTTCTGGGTACAAAGTATTCTTTATGGCAGTTTCTGGGGGCGGCTCTATGTGTTTCGGGGCTATGTTTAGTGCTACTCTCTGATTCTGGTGTGGGTGGTGGAG GTGGAACCAATCCTGTTCTTGGTGATGCACTTGTGATTGCGGGGACATGTTTTTTTGCATTCAGCAATGTTGGTGAG GAATATTGTGTGAAAAAGGTGGGTCGGATTGAAGTAATAGCGATGCTTGGTTTATTTGGAATGCTTGTGAGCTTAATTGAGATGTATCCTTTTTTGTTAAACCTCAGTGGGGCCCACCTCCATGTAATTCTGA AAGTT ATATTAATCTTTGCTGGTTTCGGGATATCAGGCTTTCTGTTCACTTCGTTGACCCCTCTTGTTCTGCAG GCGAGTGGAGCCACACTATTCAATCTCTCGTTACTCACCGCGGATATGTGGGCAGTGGTCATTCGCGTATTTTTATACCACCAAAAG GTGGACTGGTTATACTATGTGTCGTTTATATTTGTTGGTATAGGTCTCGTCGTATATTCCAAAAC ATTTTACAGGGAGAAGTATTCCAATGAGTTACCAAAACTTGAAAATAATGAACCCGACCAACCGTACCAGCTGCTACCAGAGGAAGGTGCCCGAGTCTAG
- the LOC110895511 gene encoding solute carrier family 35 member F1 isoform X3: MSSGMKNEGGLWRVLYVVLLGQSVSFSMALMSFTSSLSANLGVSAPLALAFSAYLPLTLVFGSILLYRRQKLQISWYWYALLAFVDVQGNFFVNKAFQFSSITSVTILDCATVIWVIILTWFFLGTKYSLWQFLGAALCVSGLCLVLLSDSGVGGGGGTNPVLGDALVIAGTCFFAFSNVGEEYCVKKVGRIEVIAMLGLFGMLVSLIEMYPFLLNLSGAHLHVILKVILIFAGFGISGFLFTSLTPLVLQASGATLFNLSLLTADMWAVVIRVFLYHQKVDWLYYVSFIFVGIGLVVYSKTEKYSNELPKLENNEPDQPYQLLPEEGARV; encoded by the exons ATGAGTTCTGGAATGAAGAATGAGGGAGGGTTATGGAGGGTGTTGTATGTTGTGTTATTGGGTCAATCGGTGTCTTTTTCAATGGCCCTTATGAGCTTTACTTCATCTTTATCTGCTAATCTTG GTGTTAGTGCCCCCCTTGCTCTTGCATTTTCCGCTTATTTGCCTTTAACTTTGGTGTTTGGAAGCATCTTGTTGTACCGTCGTCAAAAATTACAA ATTTCTTGGTATTGGTATGCCCTCTTAGCATTTGTGGATGTTCAAGGCAACTTTTTTG TTAATAAAGCATTCCAGTTCTCGTCAATTACAAGCGTGACGATACTCGATTGTGCGACGGTTATTTGGGTCATAATTCTCACTTGGTTCTTTCTGGGTACAAAGTATTCTTTATGGCAGTTTCTGGGGGCGGCTCTATGTGTTTCGGGGCTATGTTTAGTGCTACTCTCTGATTCTGGTGTGGGTGGTGGAG GTGGAACCAATCCTGTTCTTGGTGATGCACTTGTGATTGCGGGGACATGTTTTTTTGCATTCAGCAATGTTGGTGAG GAATATTGTGTGAAAAAGGTGGGTCGGATTGAAGTAATAGCGATGCTTGGTTTATTTGGAATGCTTGTGAGCTTAATTGAGATGTATCCTTTTTTGTTAAACCTCAGTGGGGCCCACCTCCATGTAATTCTGA AAGTT ATATTAATCTTTGCTGGTTTCGGGATATCAGGCTTTCTGTTCACTTCGTTGACCCCTCTTGTTCTGCAG GCGAGTGGAGCCACACTATTCAATCTCTCGTTACTCACCGCGGATATGTGGGCAGTGGTCATTCGCGTATTTTTATACCACCAAAAG GTGGACTGGTTATACTATGTGTCGTTTATATTTGTTGGTATAGGTCTCGTCGTATATTCCAAAAC GGAGAAGTATTCCAATGAGTTACCAAAACTTGAAAATAATGAACCCGACCAACCGTACCAGCTGCTACCAGAGGAAGGTGCCCGAGTCTAG
- the LOC110895511 gene encoding solute carrier family 35 member F1 isoform X2: protein MSSGMKNEGGLWRVLYVVLLGQSVSFSMALMSFTSSLSANLGVSAPLALAFSAYLPLTLVFGSILLYRRQKLQISWYWYALLAFVDVQGNFFVNKAFQFSSITSVTILDCATVIWVIILTWFFLGTKYSLWQFLGAALCVSGLCLVLLSDSGVGGGGGTNPVLGDALVIAGTCFFAFSNVGEEYCVKKVGRIEVIAMLGLFGMLVSLIEMALFEFKTLKSISWSAEVILIFAGFGISGFLFTSLTPLVLQASGATLFNLSLLTADMWAVVIRVFLYHQKVDWLYYVSFIFVGIGLVVYSKTFYREKYSNELPKLENNEPDQPYQLLPEEGARV, encoded by the exons ATGAGTTCTGGAATGAAGAATGAGGGAGGGTTATGGAGGGTGTTGTATGTTGTGTTATTGGGTCAATCGGTGTCTTTTTCAATGGCCCTTATGAGCTTTACTTCATCTTTATCTGCTAATCTTG GTGTTAGTGCCCCCCTTGCTCTTGCATTTTCCGCTTATTTGCCTTTAACTTTGGTGTTTGGAAGCATCTTGTTGTACCGTCGTCAAAAATTACAA ATTTCTTGGTATTGGTATGCCCTCTTAGCATTTGTGGATGTTCAAGGCAACTTTTTTG TTAATAAAGCATTCCAGTTCTCGTCAATTACAAGCGTGACGATACTCGATTGTGCGACGGTTATTTGGGTCATAATTCTCACTTGGTTCTTTCTGGGTACAAAGTATTCTTTATGGCAGTTTCTGGGGGCGGCTCTATGTGTTTCGGGGCTATGTTTAGTGCTACTCTCTGATTCTGGTGTGGGTGGTGGAG GTGGAACCAATCCTGTTCTTGGTGATGCACTTGTGATTGCGGGGACATGTTTTTTTGCATTCAGCAATGTTGGTGAG GAATATTGTGTGAAAAAGGTGGGTCGGATTGAAGTAATAGCGATGCTTGGTTTATTTGGAATGCTTGTGAGCTTAATTGAGAT GGCCTTATTTGAGTTCAAGACTCTCAAATCGATATCTTGGTCTGCAGAAGTT ATATTAATCTTTGCTGGTTTCGGGATATCAGGCTTTCTGTTCACTTCGTTGACCCCTCTTGTTCTGCAG GCGAGTGGAGCCACACTATTCAATCTCTCGTTACTCACCGCGGATATGTGGGCAGTGGTCATTCGCGTATTTTTATACCACCAAAAG GTGGACTGGTTATACTATGTGTCGTTTATATTTGTTGGTATAGGTCTCGTCGTATATTCCAAAAC ATTTTACAGGGAGAAGTATTCCAATGAGTTACCAAAACTTGAAAATAATGAACCCGACCAACCGTACCAGCTGCTACCAGAGGAAGGTGCCCGAGTCTAG
- the LOC110895511 gene encoding solute carrier family 35 member F1 isoform X5 — protein MINAKKRYKNILGLALFITKISWYWYALLAFVDVQGNFFVNKAFQFSSITSVTILDCATVIWVIILTWFFLGTKYSLWQFLGAALCVSGLCLVLLSDSGVGGGGGTNPVLGDALVIAGTCFFAFSNVGEEYCVKKVGRIEVIAMLGLFGMLVSLIEMYPFLLNLSGAHLHVILKVILIFAGFGISGFLFTSLTPLVLQASGATLFNLSLLTADMWAVVIRVFLYHQKVDWLYYVSFIFVGIGLVVYSKTFYREKYSNELPKLENNEPDQPYQLLPEEGARV, from the exons ATGATAAATGCAAaaaaaaggtataaaaatatCTTGGGTTTGGCGCTTTTTATAACCAAG ATTTCTTGGTATTGGTATGCCCTCTTAGCATTTGTGGATGTTCAAGGCAACTTTTTTG TTAATAAAGCATTCCAGTTCTCGTCAATTACAAGCGTGACGATACTCGATTGTGCGACGGTTATTTGGGTCATAATTCTCACTTGGTTCTTTCTGGGTACAAAGTATTCTTTATGGCAGTTTCTGGGGGCGGCTCTATGTGTTTCGGGGCTATGTTTAGTGCTACTCTCTGATTCTGGTGTGGGTGGTGGAG GTGGAACCAATCCTGTTCTTGGTGATGCACTTGTGATTGCGGGGACATGTTTTTTTGCATTCAGCAATGTTGGTGAG GAATATTGTGTGAAAAAGGTGGGTCGGATTGAAGTAATAGCGATGCTTGGTTTATTTGGAATGCTTGTGAGCTTAATTGAGATGTATCCTTTTTTGTTAAACCTCAGTGGGGCCCACCTCCATGTAATTCTGA AAGTT ATATTAATCTTTGCTGGTTTCGGGATATCAGGCTTTCTGTTCACTTCGTTGACCCCTCTTGTTCTGCAG GCGAGTGGAGCCACACTATTCAATCTCTCGTTACTCACCGCGGATATGTGGGCAGTGGTCATTCGCGTATTTTTATACCACCAAAAG GTGGACTGGTTATACTATGTGTCGTTTATATTTGTTGGTATAGGTCTCGTCGTATATTCCAAAAC ATTTTACAGGGAGAAGTATTCCAATGAGTTACCAAAACTTGAAAATAATGAACCCGACCAACCGTACCAGCTGCTACCAGAGGAAGGTGCCCGAGTCTAG